A genome region from Brassica oleracea var. oleracea cultivar TO1000 chromosome C2, BOL, whole genome shotgun sequence includes the following:
- the LOC106325941 gene encoding uncharacterized protein LOC106325941: MKETDRAPPMKAEEPNAACVSALHMILESLMRTTMFSCDLSITLYPETHERFIQDYLDQFYHLFLDKLSLMEENGGVSEILINVLEILPGWNRHLGFEDRVKMKCTRCKMDTQYPPPQPSFGILIIANSLRETKSAFEDFTFERILKFIKINSMVPCKTEGCEKLSYVDHIIPILPSVFTIALEWENNETGEEILATTSVLATEIDISKIYKYEGGSPETKYNLVSMVCSHGDQYACVAYFNNRWVIYFPCEQQVIGDWDSVINTFVRLNMRPEILFFENDMQRKRIVNAQINTPSDVKNTFIQKWDQLQNFMFSLQPQSS; encoded by the exons ATGAAAGAAACTGATCG AGCGCCGCCGATGAAAGCAGAGGAACCAAACGCCGCATGTGTTTCAGCTCTTCATATGATACTCGAG TCTCTGATGAGAACCACCATGTTCTCATGCGATCTCTCGATAACACTTTATCCAGAAACACATGAGAGATTCATACAAGACTACTTGGACCAGTTTTACCATCTCTTTCTCGACAAACTAAGTCTTATGGAAGAAAATGGTGGTGTTTCTGAGATTTTGATAAACGTCTTGGAGATTCTGCCTGGCTGGAACCGTCACTTAGGATTCGAAGACCGGGTGAAAATGAAGTGCACTAGATGCAAGATGGATACTCAATATCCACCACCACAACCTTCTTTTGGTATACTCATCATTGCCAATTCACTCAGAGAAACCAAG TCTGCATTCGAGGATTTTACGTTTGAGAGAATCCTTAAATTCATCAAGATCAACTCTATGGTGCCTTGCAAAACGGAAGGATGTGAGAAACTAAGCTACGTTGATCATATTATCCCTATACTTCCTTCTGTTTTTACCATTG CACTAGAGTGGGAGAACAATGAGACTGGAGAAGAGATACTTGCTACCACTTCTGTTCTCGCTACTGAAATAGATATTAGTAAGATTTACAAATACGAAGGTGGATCACCAGAGACCAAATACAATCTTGTGTCAATG GTTTGCTCGCATGGAGATCAATACGCTTGTGTTGCTTACTTTAACAATCGATGGGTCATTTACTTTCCTTGTGAGCAACAG GTTATAGGTGACTGGGATAGTGTTATTAACACTTTTGTACGACTGAATATGCGACCTGAGATTCTATTTTTTGAAAAC GATATGCAGAGGAAGCGGATTGTGAACGCCCAGATAAATACACCAAGTGATGTGAAAAATACGTTTATACAAAAATGGGACCAACTGCAAAATTTTATGTTTTCCCTTCAGCCTCAATCCTCCTGA
- the LOC106322985 gene encoding uncharacterized protein LOC106322985: MATPFVFEDDDEEAKQIQQLSADYIAQGDHIKALEVIETWISSAHKKKKKVLDFFSFQEGKIFYKQAKIAENSDVKLAFLFASAECFSANEGFSSFCAAPLFGLGCLLGSPLYLKKSVGKAKEYLAVLASFDELNRQEEKSVRDVKSILKAAESRIAAGSPRDPEVTESKKSPPDPSKIEVEGLRSFWTGLNVEIKRKFMEVRVADFTSYVQRFYGTEGRAALEKVLGSAVNNKKWRVWVCRACSKEFLPLKKFKNHLEKEHAAKFKPSKAEHMAQMVDEVWAGMITVAGWEPVDTAAAAEMIKTRLEFVQAFVYENGWSRDWPLATDEERSKLLQEIRLLLVLFCERKILSCGLRDWMMRFLIKHLARFEVSKHTLTTECRLVETPQSICFLERSELEQILDLLKLIKCEREDGKEIICRAVDSFYSGTRVKENIDFDKQFSSLLLDKRLLRCEIAQFDDEGTVSFLNASDHYAKAHARGDDILSWLADHSSADERFRFPRPVRTHNLDIWVAVLRAVQYTCRTLGTKYAKKLQMLGYDASLVDAINLCVSENKKRRSVPEHQCNKYASILGDECERKHLAIDSLSTRLFLCSVRDALEEAPHPTFDFPDLEDCLKRIHRHTNLSDDIVLNSIDRLRSLVADKVALVDTKMLLVENSRISLFNDLIRLSGFDYRSYILRPLKEFLLEVINVAAAEADLLLEEEKKPQSKKKKHRSNKVLDKTVEPEHSFNLDLQATSPSLQTTEKDSMEIPSNTVDAEEAAQGMQNMPGEESVLREAAARCNSALDITLKALLNIKVLKEDLMQNEKPFRDDLEKQVPELLHSYLLSDLLTSKEVISMSSDAAEIVVSILESWHSCKRQEIESLVTRLFTLEEYERMSCSRCRQKPNYPEQSSYGIVMAADSIRDLKCAFGNIKFEDIVKVIRMEDKMLCDLKTGGCGKANFVHHIISRCPPIFTVVLEWEKHETEKEISETTKALDWEIDMSRLYEGVESSTKYRLVSLVGCGEDKEHICLAYEKDRWVGVRHDALTEEAVGNWESVIRFCGERKVRPKILFYEAAHKSMV, from the exons ATGGCGACTCCCTTCGTCTTTGAAGACGATGATGAGGAAGCTAAACAAATCCAACAACTCTCTGCAGATTACATCGCTCAAGGAGATCACATCAAGGCCCTGGAGGTCATCGAAACTTGGATTTCTTCTGCTCATAAGAAGAAGAAGAAGGTCCTAGACTTTTTCTCTTTCCAGGAAGGCAAAATCTTCTACAAACAGGCCAAGATAGCAGAGAACAGCGATGTGAAACTCGCGTTTCTATTTGCCTCCGCGGAATGCTTTTCGGCAAACGAGGGGTTCTCATCGTTTTGTGCCGCTCCGCTCTTTGGTTTGGGCTGTTTGCTCGGATCACCATTGTACTTGAAGAAATCCGTAGGTAAAGCAAAAGAGTATCTGGCTGTTTTGGCGTCTTTTGATGAATTGAATCGGCAAGAGGAGAAAAGTGTAAGAGACGTCAAGAGTATACTCAAAGCTGCTGAGTCAAGGATCGCTGCTGGCTCTCCTAGGGATCCGGAAGTTACTGAATCCAAGAAAAGTCCTCCTGATCCGAGTAAGATTGAGGTTGAAGGATTGAGGTCGTTTTGGACTGGTTTGAATGTTGAGATCAAAAGGAAGTTTATGGAAGTAAGGGTTGCGGATTTTACCAGCTATGTGCAGAGATTCTATGGCACAGAGGGACGAGCTGCTTTGGAAAAAGTTCTGGGTTCAGCAGTGAATAACAAAAAATGGAGGGTTTGGGTATGTCGAGCTTGTTCGAAAGAGTTCTTACCCCTTAAAAAGTTTAAGAATCATCTTGAAAAAGAACATGCCGCAAAGTTTAAGCCTTCTAAGGCAGAGCATATGGCTCAGATGGTGGATGAAGTGTGGGCTGGTATGATAACAGTTGCTGGCTGGGAGCCAGTGGATACAGCTGCTGCTGCTGAAATGATCAAGACTCGGCTTGAATTTGTGCAAGCGTTTGTATATGAGAATGGATGGTCCAGAGACTGGCCATTAGCTACAGATGAAGAGCGCAGCAAGTTACTCCAGGAGATTCGGTTGCTGCTTGTGTTGTTTTGTGAGCGTAAGATCCTTTCTTGTGGCCTTCGAGACTGGATGATGCGTTTTCTGATTAAGCATCTTGCACGGTTTGAAGTTTCCAAGCATACTTTGACTACAGAGTGTCGCCTAGTGGAAACACCTCAGAGCATCTGCTTTTTGGAAAGAAGCGAACTCGAACAAATTCTAGACCTTCTCAAACTCATCAAGTGTGAAAGGGAAGATGGCAAAGAGATAATTTGCAGAGCAGTGGACAGTTTCTACAGTGGTACTCGTGTTAAAGAAAACATAGACTTCGACAAGCAGTTTTCATCTCTGCTTCTGGATAAGAGACTGCTGCGATGTGAGATTGCTCAATTCGATGATGAAGGGACTGTCAGTTTCTTGAACGCCAGTGATCACTACGCCAAGGCACATGCCCGTGGAGATGATATACTATCTTGGTTAGCGGATCACTCCTCTGCAGATGAGAGATTTCGATTCCCAAGACCTGTGAGGACACACAATCTAGATATTTGGGTGGCTGTTTTGAGAGCCGTTCAGTACACTTGTAGGACTTTGGGAACCAAATATGCAAAGAAACTGCAGATGCTTGGTTATGATGCAAGTCTTGTTGACGCCATAAACTTGTGTGTAAGCGAAAATAAAAAGAGAAGGAGTGTTCCGGAACATCAATGCAACAAATATGCATCTATTCTAGGCGATGAATGTGAAAGAAAGCATTTAGCTATAGATTCTCTCAGTACACGCCTATTCTTGTGTTCAGTACGAGATGCTCTTGAAGAAGCACCGCATCCGACATTTGATTTCCCAGATTTAGAAGATTGCCTGAAGCGTATACACAGGCATACAAATCTCAGCGATGATATAGTCCTCAACTCCATAGACCGTCTGAGATCATTGGTCGCTGATAAG GTTGCGCTAGTCGATACAAAGATGTTGCTGGTTGAGAATTCAAGGATTAGTTTGTTCAACGACCTCATCAGACTTTCTGGTTTTGACTATCGCTCTTACATCCTTCGACCACTTAAAGAATTCTTGCTG GAGGTAATAAACGTAGCTGCAGCAGAAGCAGATCTTCTACTCGAGGAGGAAAAGAAGCCACAGTCAAAGAAGAAGAAACATAGAAGCAATAAGGTCCTTGATAAGACTGTTGAACC TGAACATTCTTTCAACCTTGATCTCCAAGCTACATCTCCATCACTACAAACGACGGAAAAAGATTCTATGGAAATTCCATCCAACACTGTGGATGCAGAGGAAGCTGCTCAAG GTATGCAAAACATGCCTGGAGAAGAGTCAGTCCTTAGAGAAGCTGCAGCCAGATGCAACTCAGCTCTTGACATAACTCTGAAG GCGCTCTTGAACATTAAGGTCCTGAAAGAGGATTTAATGCAAAATGAGAAACCATTTCGTGACGACTTGGAAAAACAAGTTCCTGAGCTACTCCACAGCTATCTCCTGAGCGATTTACTTACTTCCAAAGAAGTTATTTCCATG TCAAGTGATGCTGCTGAGATAGTCGTATCCATCCTTGAGTCTTGGCATAGCTGTAAACGTCAAGAAATAGAAAGCTTAGTAACTCGCCTCTTTACACTGGAAGAATATGAAAGAATGAGTTGTAGCAGATGCAGGCAGAAGCCCAATTATCCAGAGCAAAGTTCTTATGGAATCGTTATGGCTGCAGATTCAATCAGAGACCTCAAG TGTGCTTTTGGGAATATAAAGTTTGAGGACATCGTTAAAGTAATTCGCATGGAAGATAAAATGTTATGTGACCTTAAAACAGGAGGCTGTGGAAAGGCAAACTTTGTTCATCACATTATTAGTAGATGCCCGCCTATATTCACAGTCG TGCTGGAGTGGGAGAAGCATGAAACGGAAAAAGAGATATCTGAAACAACAAAGGCTTTGGACTGGGAGATAGATATGAGCAGGCTATACGAAGGCGTAGAATCAAGCACCAAGTACCGGCTTGTGTCATTG GTTGGTTGTGGTGAAGACAAAGAACACATCTGCCTAGCATATGAGAAAGACAGGTGGGTCGGTGTCAGACATGATGCTCTTACAGAAGAG GCTGTTGGCAACTGGGAGAGTGTGATCAGATTCTGTGGGGAAAGGAAGGTTCGGCCTAAGATTCTGTTTTATGAAGCCGCCCACAAATCGATGGTTTAG
- the LOC106326347 gene encoding uncharacterized protein LOC106326347, whose product MEIPNLILEMESSPKVQEDTDQKIDPDLSVKHDDEAHEAKKTEEKQNATRASTLDTILKSLWKISFFRKELISSFTEDELVSEHRDFILTHPMESNGVYDFLVTILDLLPRWNTGYEHDKSLKSMFEVYEMPKKMCNRCKTDTEYPLELAYGLLLIANSLREFKYAFEDLTFENILKVIRTTLMLPCDKEGCGKRNYVERVINTLPSVFTIALEWENNETEEEISATTSVLATEFDISEIYKYEGDSIFTKYRLVSMVCLCGDQYNCMAYENNRWIRYFALNKEVIGDWNSVLSSFLKLKIRPEILFFQNVMGQSLV is encoded by the exons ATGGAGATTCCAAATCTGATCCTGGAGATGGAGTCGTCACCTAAGGTTCAAGAAGATACTGACCAGAAAATTGATCC AGATCTCTCAGTAAAGCATGACGACGAAGCTCATGAGGCGAAGAAAACAGAGGAGAAACAAAACGCCACTCGTGCTTCAACTCTTGATACAATACTCAAG TCTCTCTGGAAAATAAGCTTTTTTAGAAAAGAGTTGATCAGCAGCTTCACTGAAGATGAACTTGTTTCCGAACACCGTGATTTCATTCTCACTCATCCTATG GAATCAAACGGTGTTTATGACTTCTTGGTAACCATCTTGGATCTTCTTCCTCGCTGGAACACTGGATATGAGCATGATAAATCTCTTAAATCCATGTTTGAAGTTTACGAAATGCCCAAAAAGATGTGCAACAGATGCAAAACGGATACTGAATATCCACTCGAGCTTGCTTATGGTCTACTCCTGATCGCTAATTCACTCAGAGAATTCAAG TATGCATTTGAGGATTTGACATTTGAGAACATCCTTAAGGTTATCAGAACCACCTTGATGTTGCCTTGTGACAAGGAAGGATGTGGGAAGCGAAACTATGTTGAACGTGTGATCAATACCCTTCCATCTGTTTTCACAATTG CTCTAGAGTGGGAGAACAATGAGACTGAAGAAGAGATCTCTGCTACTACTTCTGTTCTCGCTACTGAATTTGATATCAGTGAGATATACAAATACGAAGGTGACAGTATATTCACTAAATACCGTCTTGTGTCCATG GTTTGCTTGTGCGGAGATCAATACAATTGCATGGCTTATGAAAACAATAGATGGATCAGATACTTTGCTCTTAACAAAGAG GTTATTGGAGACTGGAACAGTGTTCTCAGCAGTTTCTTAAAACTGAAGATTCGACCAGAGATTCTATTTTTCCAAAAC GTGATGGGCCAGAGTTTGGTGTAA
- the LOC106323525 gene encoding uncharacterized protein LOC106323525, with protein sequence MNRFPPLADAKGEKLFKLAKDLYAQGHHIKALEAILALSFLKGNDKNPVAYLQGTIFRDLAGKTENPNLKFTYLLCSVEIFTACKPFSGVAALSLFNLAQQLESKLYYKKSLAQANQIVGAVKNLESLRHVIETAESKLAQFKNGTYLVEDSDNSEDMVESEENEETTKTESDFVRGLKSYWSGLSVDKRRNFVKVSIADFTSYVQRLYGTEGRVALEKVLGSVRKDKRWRLWVCRSCSKEFSSAEECRNHLEREHGAGFHPNVAMALAQRISESWGCMISDGGWEPLDTVSAVEMIKTRLQDMKAFVYEKGWSKDLPFAADEERRKLLQEIRFLLVTFRDCNILSRSVIAWVKYLVVSHFEKLQVFKHSLAECGLVDTPQSICFLERHELNQFLDLLKRIKCERDDGTELVCRAVDSVYNGTRVKEKIDFDMKFSSLLLDKRLLQCEIAQFDEEGAISFLNASAHYAKANAGGDDIIFWLTEKSSGDEKFKFPRPIRAHNLDVWLAVLGAVQFTCRTMGTQYYAKKLRVGDFTEVLVGAKNLCIGEDERRRSTPDGQKKTYASLLCDECEKKHLMTDSSNSLATRLYCSAVVDVLKGELHPKFGLPELEDCLNVIRDHRDVSDDVVLSSIDHLKSMMTNKVPLIDSKIFLVENSMINLLNDLVRLSVFDYRSYILPLLKDFMLEELAAIQALKLLSENNQDKEKNSGSKKKRRRNKKRTSTSMPGVLDQNVEHVTSPSPKPGEEDSMEHDQEEAAKDMQNMPEEESPSKHLEPAHAEGPPIYNSALAMTLKALCHILKEYLLQNRNQIYDHREERVPCAIGNFFTAFVSKQMKEGVYSCLLSDLLASIEEVYSMTSYAAELLVSILEFWPCWKCPEIESVVTHIFTLEEYERMSCSKCKKKPNYPEQSSYGIVMAADSIRNLKCAFGNIKFEDILKMIRMEDEMLCDIKTGGCGKANFVHHIISRCPPIFTVVLEWEKDETEKEISETTKALDWEIDMSRLYEGLEPSTKYRLVSMVGCGEEEEYICLAYKKNRWVSFSHGASAKEVVGNWKSVVRFCEERKVRPEILFYEAFAKA encoded by the exons ATGAATCGTTTTCCTCCTCTGGCAGATGCCAAGGGCGAAAAGCTCTTCAAGCTTGCCAAAGATCTCTACGCTCAAGGCCATCACATCAAGGCCTTGGAGGCCATCCTAGCTTTGTCTTTCCTCAAAGGGAATGACAAGAATCCTGTAGCTTACCTCCAGGGTACTATCTTCAGGGACCTCGCTGGAAAAACAGAGAACCCCAATCTGAAATTCACCTACTTGCTTTGTTCCGTTGAGATCTTTACCGCATGCAAGCCTTTCTCAGGGGTTGCTGCATTGTCACTCTTCAACTTGGCTCAGCAGCTTGAATCCAAGCTCTATTACAAGAAATCCCTGGCTCAAGCTAACCAGATCGTTGGCGCTGTTAAAAACTTAGAGTCTCTGAGGCATGTTATCGAGACTGCAGAGTCAAAGCTCGCTCAGTTCAAGAATGGAACTTATCTCGTCGAGGACTCCGATAACTCAGAAGATATGGTTGAGTCGGAGGAAAATGAAGAGACTACCAAGACTGAGTCTGACTTTGTTAGAGGACTCAAGTCGTACTGGTCAGGGCTGAGTGTTGACAAAAGAAGAAACTTTGTGAAAGTAAGCATTGCGGATTTTACAAGTTATGTCCAGAGATTATATGGCACAGAGGGACGAGTTGCTTTGGAGAAAGTACTGGGTTCCGTTAGAAAAGACAAAAGATGGAGGCTTTGGGTATGTCGATCTTGTTCGAAAGAGTTCTCTAGTGCTGAAGAATGTAGGAATCATCTCGAACGAGAACATGGTGCAGGGTTTCATCCTAATGTAGCAATGGCTCTAGCTCAAAGGATAAGTGAATCCTGGGGTTGTATGATATCTGATGGAGGTTGGGAACCCCTGGATACTGTATCTGCTGTCGAAATGATCAAGACTCGTCTACAAGATATGAAAGCGTTTGTATATGAGAAGGGGTGGTCCAAAGATTTGCCTTTTGCTGCGGATGAAGAGCGCAGAAAGCTACTCCAGGAGATTCGGTTTCTACTTGTGACGTTTCGTGACTGTAACATTCTCTCACGTAGCGTTATAGCCTGGGTGAAATATTTGGTGGTTAGCCATTTTGAGAAACTTCAAGTTTTCAAACATAGTCTTGCCGAGTGCGGCCTAGTGGACACACCTCAAAGTATCTGCTTTTTGGAACGTCATGAACTCAATCAGTTCCTGGACCTTCTCAAGCGCATCAAGTGTGAAAGGGATGATGGTACTGAACTTGTCTGCAGAGCGGTGGATAGTGTCTACAATGGTACTCGAGTTAAAGAGAAGATCGACTTTGACATGAAGTTTTCATCTCTGCTTTTGGATAAGAGACTGCTGCAATGCGAGATTGCTCAGTTCGATGAGGAAGGGGCAATCAGTTTCCTAAATGCCAGTGCTCACTACGCCAAGGCAAACGCTGGTGGCGACGATATCATATTCTGGTTGACAGAAAAGTCTTCAGGAGATGAGAAATTCAAATTTCCCAGACCTATTAGAGCACACAATCTTGATGTTTGGTTGGCAGTTCTGGGAGCCGTTCAGTTCACATGTAGGACTATGGGAACTCAATACTACGCAAAGAAGCTCAGGGTCGGAGATTTTACTGAAGTTCTCGTTGGCGCCAAGAACTTGTGCATAGGCGAAGATGAAAGGAGAAGGAGTACTCCGGATGGTCAAAAGAAGACATATGCTTCTCTTCTATGCGATGAATGTGAAAAGAAGCATCTAATGACAGACTCCAGTAATTCTCTTGCGACAAGACTGTACTGTAGTGCAGTAGTAGATGTTCTCAAAGGAGAATTGCATCCGAAATTTGGTCTCCCCGAGTTAGAAGATTGCCTGAATGTTATACGTGATCATAGAGATGTCAGTGATGATGTGGTGTTGAGTTCCATAGACCACCTGAAATCAATGATGACCAATAAG GTTCCTCTAATTGATTCTAAGATCTTTCTGGTTGAAAACTCAATGATCAATTTGCTCAACGACCTTGTCAGACTTTCTGTTTTTGACTACCGCTCTTACATCCTTCCTCTGCTGAAAGACTTTATGCTG GAAGAGTTAGCAGCAATACAGGCGCTGAAACTTTTATCCGAGAACAATCAAGACAAAGAGAAGAATTCGGGGTCAAAGAAGAAGAGACGCAGAAACAAAAAG AGAACTTCAACAAGCATGCCTGGAGTTCTTGATCAGAATGTCGAACA TGTTACTTCTCCATCACCCAAACCGGGGGAAGAAGATTCTATGGAACACGATCAAGAGGAAGCTGCTAAAG ATATGCAAAATATGCCTGAAGAAGAGTCACCGTCGAAACATTTGGAGCCAGCACATGCAGAAGGTCCACCCATATATAATTCAGCTCTTGCCATGACGCTGAAG GCTCTTTGTCACATTCTTAAAGAGTATTTGCTGCAAAATCGTAATCAAATTTATGACCACCGAGAAGAACGAGTTCCTTGTGCAATAGGAAATTTCTTTACTGCGTTTGTCTCGAAGCAAATGAAAGAGGGAGTCTACAGTTGCCTCTTGAGCGACTTACTTGCTTCCATAGAAGAAGTTTATTCCATG ACAAGTTATGCCGCTGAGCTACTCGTATCCATCCTTGAGTTTTGGCCTTGCTGGAAATGTCCAGAAATAGAAAGCGTGGTCACTCATATTTTTACACTGGAGGAATATGAACGAATGAGTTGTAGCAAATGCAAAAAGAAGCCAAATTATCCAGAGCAAAGTTCTTATGGAATCGTCATGGCTGCAGATTCAATCAGAAACCTGAAG TGTGCTTTTGGAAATATAAAGTTTGAGGACATCCTTAAAATGATTCGCATGGAAGATGAAATGTTATGTGACATTAAAACAGGAGGCTGTGGAAAGGCAAACTTTGTTCATCACATTATTAGTAGATGCCCGCCTATATTCACAGTCG TGCTGGAATGGGAGAAAGATGAAACGGAAAAGGAGATATCTGAAACAACAAAGGCTTTGGACTGGGAGATAGATATGAGCAGGCTATACGAAGGCTTAGAACCAAGCACAAAATACCGGCTTGTGTCAATG GTTGGTTGTGGGGAAGAAGAAGAATACATATGCCTAGCTTATAAAAAGAACCGATGGGTCAGTTTCAGTCATGGAGCTTCAGCAAAAGAG GTTGTTGGTAACTGGAAGAGTGTGGTCAGATTCTGTGAAGAAAGGAAGGTTCGGCCAGAGATTTTGTTTTATGAAGCTTTTGCAAAGGCCTAA
- the LOC106327333 gene encoding basic leucine zipper and W2 domain-containing protein 1-A, which translates to MSSKEKPTLGGTRIKTRKRNIAAPLDPAAFSDAVVLIYLDNAGDLELVAKTIESSDLNFSRYGDIFFEVVFIGGRTQTGSVKSDEGERHPYSIIDCEPNREAILPSVVYIQKILRRKPFLIKNLENVTRRFLQSLELFEESERKKLAIFTALAFSQKLSGLPAETVFQPLLKDNLVAKGIVLTFVTDFFNEYLVENSLDDLIAILRRGKMEDKLLDFLPPTKRTTECFSEHFTKAGLTALVEYNEKKIFEVKLKEIKEVLTSQVTEEINIDEVIETVKQQVKDAKLPEIEVVRVIWDGIMDAVQWSGKNQQQNSNSVLRQVKTWAPLLNTFCSNGKMEMELMYKVQMQCYEDAKLMKVFPEVVRSLYELDVLAEDTILHWYRKGSNPKGRQTFVKGLEPFVNWLEEAEEEE; encoded by the exons ATGAG CTCAAAGGAGAAGCCCACTCTCGG AGGAACGCGGATTAAGACCCGCAAAAGGAATATTGCTGCACCTTTGGACCCTGCTGCTTTCTCTGATGCTGTTGTCCTGATTTATCTCGATAATGCTGGTGATCTC GAACTTGTTGCCAAGACCATTGAGTCATCTGATCTTAATTTCTCTAGATACGGCGATATTTTCTTTGAG GTTGTTTTCATTGGAGGACGTACACAAACCGGTTCTGTGAAATCTGACGAAGGGGAACGCCATCCTTACTCTATTATCGACTGTGAACCAAACCGTGAAGCTATCTTACCATCAGTTGTTTACATTCAGAAAATCCTGCGTAGGAAACCTTTCCTTATTAAGAACCTCGAAAATGTTACCCGGAGGTTCTTGCAGTCGCTCGAGCTTTTCGAGGAGAGCGAGAGGAAGAAGCTTGCCATATTCACAGCCCTCGCCTTTTCCCAGAAGCTCTCGGGGTTGCCTGCAGAGACCGTCTTCCAGCCGCTGCTTAAGGATAACCTTGTTGCCAAAGGGATAGTGCTCACTTTTGTGACTGACTTCTTCAATGAGTATTTGGTTGAGAACAGCCTTGATGACTTGATTGCTATTCTGAGGCGTGGCAAGATGGAAGACAAACTCTTGGACTTTCTTCCACCCACTAAGCGGACTACTGAATGTTTCTCTGAGCATTTCAC CAAGGCAGGATTGACAGCTCTGGTAGAGTACAATGAAAAGAAAATATTTGAGGTGAAGCTGAAGGAAATAAAAGAGGTCCTTACGAGCCAAGTAACGGAGGAGATTAACATAGATGAGGTGATTGAAACGGTGAAGCAACAGGTGAAAGATGCTAAACTGCCAGAGATTGAGGTTGTGCGTGTGATCTGGGACGGGATAATGGATGCTGTTCAATGGTCTGGGAAAAACCAGCAGCAAAACTCAAACTCTGTATTACGCCAA GTGAAGACATGGGCACCGCTTCTGAACACGTTCTGCAGCAACGGGAAAATGGAGATGGAGCTGATGTACAAAGTACAGATGCAATGCTATGAGGATGCAAAGCTGATGAAAGTGTTTCCAGAGGTAGTGAGGTCTTTGTATGAGCTTGATGTGCTTGCTGAAGACACTATTCTCCATTGGTACCGCAAAGGGAGCAACCCCAAGGGCAG GCAAACGTTTGTGAAGGGATTGGAGCCGTTTGTGAATTGGCTGGAAGAGGCTGAGGAAGAAGAGTGA